The following coding sequences lie in one Spinacia oleracea cultivar Varoflay chromosome 1, BTI_SOV_V1, whole genome shotgun sequence genomic window:
- the LOC110786709 gene encoding uncharacterized protein, translating to MATSASPLISPSSDKRYWSTLHERVETLLENRKPDLPYSVSAMNDGLESNQAKKLKADSMLLIRGFDSVANSLSQLTSNIEKALQGARELGKSSTVTEIIHSSSSDDAETDEDKQPDRSEKKGVKRKLDAEDCSDDERDGEATPENKKKQKQHQAEMNLKKVKNLSVAMAAKSTSIARELKSVKSDMSFLQERCGLLEEENQRLREGFGKEDRADDDDLVRLQLEALLAEKSRLATENANLTRENQCLRQLVEYHQFASEDLSASYEKAILGLSLDFSSPTAEHEDSLEDIQTPRTSREVFEFEFPACLDDSFDDGFAGEEELLKD from the exons ATGGCGACTTCAGCATCACCTCTGATCAGCCCCTCCTCAGATAAGCGTTATTGGAGCACTTTACATGAAAGGGTCGAAACCCTTCTGGAGAATCGAAAACCTGATCTACCCTATTCTGTTTCCGCCATG AATGATGGATTAGAGTCGAATCAAGCTAAGAAATTGAAGGCGGATTCTATGCTTTTGATCAGAGGTTTTGATTCAGTCGCTAATTCACTCTCTCAGCTCACTAGCAACATCGAAAAAGCCCTTCAG GGAGCCAGGGAACTAGGAAAATCGTCAACAGTGACGGAAATAATCCACAGCAGTAGTAGCGACGATGCCGAAACAGATGAAGATAAGCAACCGGACAGATCAGAGAAAAAGGGAGTGAAGAGAAAGCTTGATGCAGAAGATTGTTCCGACGACGAACGAGACGGTGAAGCAACTCCTGAGAATAAAAAGAAGCAGAAGCAGCACCAAGCAGAGATGAACCTTAAGAAAGTTAAAAAT CTGTCAGTTGCAATGGCGGCGAAATCCACCTCAATAGCTAGGGAACTTAAATCAGTGAAATCTGATATGAGTTTTCTGCAAGAGAGATGTGGTTTGCTGGAGGAGGAAAACCAGAGACTTCGAGAAGGATTTGGTAAAGAAGATAGagctgatgatgatgatttg GTGAGGCTTCAATTAGAGGCACTACTTGCTGAAAAATCAAGACTAGCAACTGAGAACGCGAATCTAACTAGGGAGAATCAATGCCTTCGACAACTTGTCGAGTATCATCAATTCGCCTCTGAAGACTTGTCTGCGTCTTATGAAAAAGCCATTCTTGGACTTAGCTTGGACTTCTCTTCTCCAACAGCTGAACATGAGGACAGTCTTGAAGATATACAAACTCCGAGAACATCAAGAGAGGTTTTTGAGTTTGAGTTTCCGGCCTGCCTTGATGACAGCTTTGATGATGGCTTTGCCGGGGAAGAAGAGCTGCTAAAAGATTGA